A portion of the Pseudarthrobacter sp. L1SW genome contains these proteins:
- a CDS encoding AI-2E family transporter codes for MTPAEDAATSPSPSPGRQLPATNQPLRVLADRELDRDIPYGVRIAASWAWRVGLILLVGGALVWLLSRISFLIIPVMVAALLAGLLSPVVGWLKKQRLPSGLAVAITVLGFIGLIAGSLALVGRQLVAGFGELWSEALTGVKQIQDWLADGPLHVTADQMDQYLKEATAALQSNTSSIVSGALSFGSTAGHFAAGLILALFILIFFLLEGDRIWAFLVRLLPRKARAATFGAGRKGWASMVSYARIQMFVAFVDAVGIGVGAAIIGVPLALPLSVLVFIGSFIPIVGALVTGAIAVLLALVANGPINALIMLGIVLLVQQLESHILQPLVMGKAVALHPVAVILSVAAGSYLAGIPGALFSVPILAVANTAIRYIAARTWEHEQVPALTGEPLTAGAGVDNTIRDVQPPAALKRGKGAAAGTTAEQPDAPPAADGGAGAESRGE; via the coding sequence ATGACGCCAGCAGAGGATGCCGCTACCTCCCCCAGCCCTTCGCCAGGCCGGCAACTGCCTGCCACGAACCAGCCCCTGAGGGTCCTTGCGGACCGTGAACTGGACCGGGACATACCCTACGGCGTGCGGATCGCGGCGTCCTGGGCCTGGCGAGTGGGCCTGATCCTCCTGGTGGGAGGTGCGCTGGTCTGGCTGCTGAGCAGGATCAGCTTCCTGATCATCCCGGTGATGGTGGCTGCCCTGCTGGCGGGACTCCTGAGTCCGGTGGTGGGATGGCTCAAGAAACAGCGGCTGCCGTCCGGGCTGGCTGTTGCCATCACCGTGCTGGGCTTCATCGGCCTGATCGCAGGGTCCCTGGCGTTGGTGGGCAGGCAGTTGGTCGCGGGGTTCGGCGAACTCTGGTCCGAGGCGCTCACCGGCGTCAAGCAGATCCAGGACTGGCTGGCTGACGGGCCGCTCCATGTCACGGCGGACCAGATGGACCAGTACCTGAAGGAGGCCACCGCCGCCCTGCAAAGCAACACCAGCAGCATTGTCAGCGGGGCCCTGTCCTTCGGGAGTACGGCGGGGCACTTTGCCGCCGGCCTCATCCTGGCGCTGTTCATCCTGATTTTCTTCCTGTTGGAGGGGGACCGGATCTGGGCGTTCCTGGTCCGTTTGCTCCCCAGGAAGGCCAGGGCGGCAACGTTCGGGGCCGGGCGCAAGGGCTGGGCATCAATGGTCAGCTACGCACGGATCCAGATGTTTGTTGCGTTCGTTGACGCTGTGGGCATCGGCGTGGGCGCCGCGATCATCGGCGTCCCCCTGGCGCTTCCCTTGAGCGTGCTCGTCTTCATCGGTTCCTTCATCCCGATCGTGGGCGCCCTGGTGACCGGCGCAATCGCAGTCCTCCTTGCCCTGGTGGCGAACGGCCCCATCAATGCCCTGATCATGCTCGGCATCGTGCTGCTCGTCCAGCAGCTGGAAAGCCACATCCTCCAGCCGCTCGTCATGGGCAAGGCCGTCGCCCTGCACCCGGTGGCGGTAATCCTTTCGGTGGCCGCGGGGTCCTACCTTGCCGGCATCCCGGGCGCCCTCTTCTCGGTGCCCATCCTCGCCGTCGCAAACACTGCCATTCGCTACATCGCCGCCAGAACGTGGGAACATGAACAAGTGCCGGCATTGACCGGAGAGCCTTTGACGGCGGGCGCCGGAGTGGACAACACCATCCGGGATGTCCAGCCGCCCGCAGCACTCAAACGCGGCAAGGGCGCCGCCGCCGGCACAACAGCAGAACAACCTGATGCCCCTCCCGCTGCGGATGGGGGCGCCGGGGCCGAATCCAGAGGAGAATAG